The following coding sequences lie in one Rutidosis leptorrhynchoides isolate AG116_Rl617_1_P2 chromosome 6, CSIRO_AGI_Rlap_v1, whole genome shotgun sequence genomic window:
- the LOC139852480 gene encoding calvin cycle protein CP12-2, chloroplastic-like translates to MATISSINLSIPRVLANPSSNSPKVGLNSSWIKMPNTMTSSGRMYMRPVRSAPEGLSEKIAESIEQAKETCADDPASGECVASWDEVEELSAASSHARDRAKETDPLETYCKDNPETDECRTYDN, encoded by the coding sequence ATGGCAACAATATCAAGTATCAACCTCTCAATTCCAAGAGTCTTAGCCAACCCatcatcaaactcacccaaagttggTCTAAACTCCTCATGGATCAAGATGCCCAACACCATGACGTCATCAGGCAGGATGTACATGAGGCCAGTGAGGTCAGCACCCGAAGGGTTGTCCGAAAAGATAGCTGAAAGTATCGAACAAGCAAAGGAGACATGTGCCGATGATCCGGCTAGTGGCGAATGTGTGGCATCATGGGATGAGGTGGAAGAGTTGAGTGCGGCTTCGAGTCACGCTAGAGACCGGGCTAAAGAAACCGACCCGTTGGAGACTTATTGTAAGGATAACCCTGAGACCGATGAGTGCCGAACATATGATAATTGA